A window of the Bos indicus x Bos taurus breed Angus x Brahman F1 hybrid chromosome X, Bos_hybrid_MaternalHap_v2.0, whole genome shotgun sequence genome harbors these coding sequences:
- the BEX5 gene encoding protein BEX5 isoform X1, translating to MEDLVGGIQEAPRVEEWVFRSVGAADFKAERGRLLLIPAGRRSGKKNLKMEKDPKERREEEQAPVQNEEACPMGGGEGPKPRENVRGDWDPPAQDFREDMPNGLVNNIDIIDGDADDMERFMEEMRELRRKIRELQLRYSLRILIGDPPHHDHHDEFCLMP from the exons ATGGAGGACTTGGTGGGAGGAATTCAAGAGGCGCCAAGGGTTGAAGAATGG GTCTTTAGGTCCGTTGGTGCAGCAGATTTCAAGGCTGAGAGAGGAAGACTGCTTCTGATCCCTGCAG GAAGAAGAAgcgggaaaaaaaatctcaagatgGAAAAGGACcccaaggaaaggagagaagaggagcAGGCTCCGGTGCAGAATGAAGAAGCTTGCCCTATGGGAGGTGGTGAAGGCCCCAAGCCTAGAGAAAATGTTAGAGGGGATTGGGACCCACCTGCCCAGGATTTTAGAGAGGATATGCCCAATGGGCTTGTCAATAACATTGACATCATAGATGGAGATGCTGATGATATGGAGAGGTTCATGGAGGAGATGAGAGAGCTAAGGAGGAAAATTAGGGAGCTTCAGCTAAGGTACAGTCTGCGCATTCTTATTGGAGATCCTCCTCACCATGACCATCATGATGAATTTTGCCTTATGCCTTGA
- the BEX5 gene encoding protein BEX5 isoform X2 — MEKDPKERREEEQAPVQNEEACPMGGGEGPKPRENVRGDWDPPAQDFREDMPNGLVNNIDIIDGDADDMERFMEEMRELRRKIRELQLRYSLRILIGDPPHHDHHDEFCLMP; from the coding sequence atgGAAAAGGACcccaaggaaaggagagaagaggagcAGGCTCCGGTGCAGAATGAAGAAGCTTGCCCTATGGGAGGTGGTGAAGGCCCCAAGCCTAGAGAAAATGTTAGAGGGGATTGGGACCCACCTGCCCAGGATTTTAGAGAGGATATGCCCAATGGGCTTGTCAATAACATTGACATCATAGATGGAGATGCTGATGATATGGAGAGGTTCATGGAGGAGATGAGAGAGCTAAGGAGGAAAATTAGGGAGCTTCAGCTAAGGTACAGTCTGCGCATTCTTATTGGAGATCCTCCTCACCATGACCATCATGATGAATTTTGCCTTATGCCTTGA